The Allocoprobacillus halotolerans nucleotide sequence CCAGCAACTATTGAATCTAAGATAGCACGATGCTCCTGAATCGCTGTTTCTAATCTTTCTGGTTGTGTAATCGAATGACGACTTGTGACCGAAACATAATAATGAACATCCTTTAATAATTGTTCAAAGTACTGTGATTGAGTTGCCTGATAAATTGTTTCATGATACAAAATATTTAAATCATTAATTTTTTCCTGATCTTTTTTAGCTGTATAAAATTCCATCAATTCAAAAACATCTTTAATCTTTGCAAGATGTTCTTCATCCATTCTATCAATGGCTAATTGAATCGCTAAACCTTCTAATGCACAGCGAATTTCAAACATATCATCAATATCACGTGGCGAAAATCCTTTGACATAGACACCTTTATTAGGAATGCTTTCAACAAGTCCTTCTAATTCTAATTGTTTTAAAGCTTCACGAATTGGTGTACGACTAATTTTTAATTCATTCGCCAAGGTCAATTCATTAAGCTTTTGTCCATGTTCATATTCTTCATTTAAAATACGATCTCTTAAAATATCAAATATTTTATTACCTAAAGAGCCATGTGATACATGTTCAAATAAACTATGTGATGGCATTTATTTTCCTCCTATAATTCATTAATTATTGCCTGAACAAATTCAGTTGTAGAAGCATGACCACCAATATCTGGTGTCACAGTTTCTTGTTTTTCTACCACTTTTGCAAGTGCTTCTCTTAATTGATTTGCTGCTTTCATGTTCCCTAAATCTTCTAACATTAATGCAAAAGCCAATAATAATGCACTTGGATTGGCAATATTTTGACCAGCAATATCTGGTGCACTGCCATGAACAGCTTCATAAATACGATATTCATCACCGATATTACCACTTGGCGCAAACCCAAGTCCACCAACTAATCCGGCACATAAATCAGACACAATATCCCCATATAAGTTTGGCGCAACCAAAACATCAAAAGTTTCTGGTCTTAAGACAAGCTGCATACACATATTATCAACAATAATTTCTTGGGTTTCAATTTCAGGATAGCATTTAGCAACATCTCTAAATGCTTCTAGGAAAAGTCCGTCCGTATATTTCATAATATTGGCTTTATGAATTGCTGTGACTTTATGACGATTATTCATTTTAGCATATTCAAAAGCATAACGACAAATCTTTTCGCTGGCTTCTCTAGTAATAAGTTTAATACCATTTGCCATATTATCATTGATTTTATATTCAATTCCTTTATATAAATCTTCTGTATTTTCACGAATCATCACTAAATCAATATTTTCATATTTAGAAGCAATGCCTTTAAAAGAACGAATTGGTCTCACATTGGCATAAGTTGCAAACTTCTGTCTTAAAGCAACATTGACACTTCTAAACCCTGTTCCAATAGGTGTCGCAGTAGGACCTTTTAAAGCCCATTTATATTCTTGAATGGCTTCAACCAATCCTGGTTCAAAAACTTTTCCTGTTTCACTGGCATATTCAGCCCCCGCACGATATTCTAACCACTCAATATCTAAATGCATAGCTGTCGTGATGTCTTTTACACTTTGCGCAATTTCAGGTCCAATACCATCACCTGGAATCAATACTGCTTTCATTAAAAATCCCCTCCTAATTCTTTAATGGCATTTAATAAACCACCTTGTAAAATCATGACTTTTTCTCTTGGTGCTAAAGTCAATTTAGCTGTTAACTTTTCTTTTGTACGTCTATTTTCAACAACAATTGGTTGATCATTTTCTACAGATTCTTTAACATTAATTAAAACATATTCATCTTCTTGATTAAAGAAATCATAACCCTGTTGATCAATCACAATTGGTAAAATCCCATTATTAATCAAATTAGAACGATGAATTCTCGCAAAAGACAAAGCAAAGATGGCTCTAATTTTCAAATAATTAGGCACTAAAGCCGCATGTTCTCTAGAAGAACCTTGTCCATAATTATCACCACCAACAATGAATCCTCCATGATTTTCTTTTGCTCTGGTATAGAACTGGTCATCTACTTTTGAAAAAGCAAATTTTGCAAGATGAGGTACATTTGAACGGAATGGTAAAAGTTTTGAGTCAGATGGCACAATATGATCTGTTGAAATATTGTCACCTACTTTTAAAACAACTTTTCCTTGAATATCTGCATCTAAATTTTCTCCACGAGGCACTGGTTTAATGTTTGGTCCCATATAAACTTCTGTTTCAGGATCATATGCATCAATAAAGAAATTCTTATTTTTAATAAATGGTGTAGATGGCACTTCATCCAAATACATATCATCTTCAAATTCACAAGATAAGTATCCTTTAATGGCTGAAAGTGCTGCAATTTCTGGTGATACCAAATAAACACTGGCATCATTTGTCCCAGAACGTCCTTTAAAGTTACGATTAATTGTTCTTAAAGAAACACCTTGAGAAAGTGGTGCCTGACCCATTCCAATACATGGTCCACAACCACATTCCAAAATTCTCGCACCTGCTTGAATCATATCAGCCAATGCTCCATTTTGTGATAACATGGCTAAAATACTTGAAGACCCTGGTGCAATAACCAATGATACATGATCTGCCACTTGATGTCCTTTTAAAATCTTCGCTGCACGCATCATATCGGCAAATGATGAATTAGTACAAGAACCAATCACAACCTGATGAATATGCATTCCTTCTAATTCTTTGGCACTCACCACAGCATCAGGACTATGAGGTTTAGCAACCATTGGTTCTAATGTCGATAAATCAATATCCAATCTTTCATCATACTTTGCATCTTCGTCAGCTTTTAATTCTACATAATCTTCTGCTCGTCCTTGTTGTTTTAAATATTCTAACGTTCTTTCATCCGTTGGGAAAATAGATGTTGTGGCACCAAGTTCAGCTCCCATATTACAAATTGTCGCACGATCTGTTAAAGATAATGATGCAATGCCTTCTCCTGTATATTCAACGATTTTATTGACACCACCTTTAACACTCAATGTCTGTAAAATCTTTAAAATAATATCTTTAGCACTCACCCATGATGCTTTTGTTCCTGTTAAATTCACTTGAATAACACTTGGGCATTGTAAGTAGTATTTTCCTGTTGCCATTGCTACGGCTACATCCAATCCTCCGGCACCAATCGCAATCATTCCCATTGCTCCACAAGTTGGTGTATGTGAATCACTTCCTACAAGTGTTTTCCCAGGTTTAGAAAAGTTTTCTAATTGTAATTGATGACATACCCCATTACCTGGTTTAGAAAATGTAATTCCATGCTTTCTGGCAACACTGCGAATAAATTCATGATCATCCATATTTTCAAACCCTGTTTGCAACATGTTATGATCAATATAAGCTACAGCTTTTTCCACTGCCACATGACCAACATCCATAGCTTCTAACTGTAAATAAGCCATCGTTCCAGTTGAATCCTGTGTTAATGTTTGATCAATACCAATACAAATAGGTTTCCCTGGAATCAATTCTCCTTCTTTTAAATGTGCTTGTAAAACTTTATATGCTAAATTCATTTTTTGACCACCCCTTATACTTATTGTATACAATTATACAAGGTTATGTTTAAACAATCAACTATAAGTTTTTTCAAGACACAAAAAAAGAAACAGCTATATAAAACTGGATCTAAAATATATGATTGAAATTGAAATTTTATAATATTGAGAACATAGAACTAAGAAAGAATAATAATCCTTACATAATATCCTAACGAATTATTATTCCTTCTCATTTTTGTTTTACTTTCTGTTTCATATACAAAAATAATTGATCTAGAAGAACCTAGCATCATTACCAGTTCTTCCTATTGCAATTTATTTACAATCCTAAGTGCATAGATGAGATGACCAATTTTAAAAGTTTTCCTCTTTTATTTTTCCTGCCACTCTATCGCTACATCTTTACCATGATGTGCAAGCCCTATATAAACAACTTTTCCTTTTATTTCAATATCATATTGTCTATCTCTAATTTGTTCTACTGCCTGTTTAGCAACTGTCTGTAATCTTTCTTGACTGGTTTCGTTGTCTGTTCCAATATACTTAAACTCAAATACAAAGGATGTCTTATTTTCATCTTTTGACTGTAAAATGATATCACATCTGCCTTTGCCTACTTCTCGATTGCTGATGATTTTATAATCATAAGACATCCATGCACACATGCCTAGAAATAAAACATGATAGCTATTTTCATCTTTTAAATCATGATATGATGGTAATATTAACAACATATTTTGATATCTGTCTTTGAAGTCTTCTTTCTTTTCAAGTCTTAAAGCATTGAATAAACCATTCAAATTATTTTCTTCTATATTTAAATAATAGGCAGTAAGGTTTCTAAACTCCTGGCGAACCTCCTGATTTGGAATTCTCAAAACATAGAGATTATTTTGTCTATCAACTGTTTTTTCAATCGTTAAATATCCCGCATTGACAAACAATCCCCATAAGTTCTCTATTTCACTGATTTCAAAAAAGCTTGTTTCCAGATACATGGTTGTCTCCATACATCCCGTCTGAACCAACTTCTCAAAATCTCTATCAAAAGATTGGTTTCTGATTTTCATTGCCTCTTTGATCATTTTATTGCTGCTAGTATATAGCCAATATGGACTCTCTTCACCAGTTGCAGCATAATTTAAAACTGACCATGGATTATAGATCTGCGTATTTCCAAAATGATAACCATTATACATCATTTTAACTTTATCATTTAATTCTAAATCATAATATTCTAACAGTTCTTTGACTTCCAATTCTGTAAATCCAAAGTATTGAGAATATTCTTTATCTGCCACAGTACATACCACCAAATTATTCAGATCACTGAATAGATTTTCTTTTGCCACCCTTTGAACCCCTGTCAACATAGCATACTGTAAGCTATCAGAAGATTTCAATGCAGCATGAAGCATAGAGGATAGATTTTCTCTAATCTCATTATAAAATCCATTGACATGAGCTTCAATAAATGGTGTATCATACTCATCAATAAATACCATAACCTTTTTATGATAATATCTTTCCATTCGTTCCATCAAAAAAGACAAAGCATTCTCTATACCATTAGCACTACCATTGTTATATTGAGCTAAGCTTTCCATTATTCCCTTGTAAATTATCATATCAAATTCATCTAAATCTTGAAAAAGATGCTTATTTAATTGATAGAGTTTAATGAGATTCTGTTTAATAGAACTTATAATATTTATTTTATTCCCTTTTGCGTTTGCAAAGGAAAGAAAAATAGTTGGATATTGATTCATTTCAGAAACATATGCAGTAGTCATGATCTTGGTATCCTTAAAAAGTTCCTTTGAATCCTTCGTGATGTCAAAGAACTCTGCCATCATCGACATATTAATGGTCTTTCCAAATCGTCTTGGTCGCGTGATTAAAGTGACTGCATTTTTTCTTTTAGAAAATCTGAAATCATTAAGCTTTTATCAACAAAATAATAATGATCTGTTTTTAATCTTCTATAATTTGATACTCCTCTTGGTACTGCCAGCTGCATAGTCATTCCTCACTTTCTTATGCTCATTATAACATAATCATTAACCAGTTTCAGTAAGTATTTGTCTTATATCTTTCCATTCTTGTCGATCATTTTATGGCATAGATAAGCTTTGAAAAAGAAAAATCATTTAACTAAAATTTTAAAAAAATCACTTCATGATTTTTTAGCAGGATAAGGGAATGTGGCACAATGATGCACCAATCGCTTGACTTGAACAACTTGCTAGAAGTGAGGTTTATCTTATCAAATTATTAGTGAATAGTAATTTAAAATTTGATGTTTTAGAAATACAGTTTATCTTTTCAATGATGTATGTTACAATGGACAAGGTGATAAAAATGATATTAGCTTGTTCATCTTTAAAGAAATCATTTCAAGGAACTGATTTGCTTAAAGATATTACATTTAAAATTGAAGATCATGATAAATTAGCTATTATTGGTGTCAACGGTGCAGGGAAAACTACTCTTTTAAGAATCATTTGTGGTGAAGAAAGCTATGACGGTGGGGAAATCTTTATGCCCAAAAATACCAAATTAGGTTATTTATCACAACATAATACATTAGATGCCAATTGGACTGTCTATCAGGCATTAGAAGACGTTTTCCAATCACTGATCGATAAAGAAAAACGTCTACGTGAACTTGAACAACAAATGTCCATTCATCAAAATCTTGAATCCATCATGGATGAATACGAACGTTTAACATATGAATTTGAAAGTCATGATGGCTATGCCTATCAAAGTCAAATCAAGGGTGTTTTAAAAGGTTTAGGATTTGAAGAATCTATGTGGGATATGCCGATTTCTATTTTATCAGGAGGTCAAAAAACACGTTTATCATTAGGACGTTTATTATTATTAAAACCTGATTTATTACTTTTAGACGAACCAACTAACCATTTAGATGTTGAGTCTATTGAATGGCTAGAAAATTATTTAAAAAACTATCCTCATGCCATTATCATGGTTTCTCATGACCGTTATTTCATTGATCAGATTTCTAATCAAATTGTTGAAATTGAAAATGGGAAAGCCACAACGTATAAATGTTCTTACCAAGAATATGCAGTCATCAAAAAACATAATCGTGAAGTAGAACTGAAACATTATATTGATAATCAAAAAGAAATCAAACGTATGCAAGAAAGCATTGATTTATTAAAATCATATAATCGTGAAAAACAGGTCAAACGTGCTGAAAGCAAAGAAAAAGCATTGGCTAAAATGGAAAAAGTAGAAAAGCCAGATGCCTTACCTCAAGCAATACGTATTCAATTTCAGCCACTTGTTGAATCAGGATATGATGTTTTAAAAGTTAAAGATTTAGCTATGGCTTTTGATAAACCATTATTTGAACATATTGATTTTGAAGTCAAAAAACAACAACGTGTCGCTTTAATTGGACCTAATGGCATTGGTAAAACAACATTATTTCACATCATTTTAAATGATTATGTGCCAACAAATGGGAAAATCAAATTAGGCAGCAAAGTCATGCTTGGTTATTATGATCAGGAACATACATCTTTATCTTTTCAAAAAACAATTTTTCAAGAAATCAGTGATACATATCCTCAAATGAACAATACTGAAATTAGAAATGCTTGTGCATCTTTTCAGTTTAAAGGTGATGATGTTTTTAAAACGATTGATGTTTTATCCGGCGGAGAACGTGGGCGTGTGGTTTTAATGAAACTTTTATTATCACGCTGTAATTTCCTCATTCTTGATGAACCTACAAATCACTTAGATATTGAATCTAAGGAAGTTTTAGAAGATGCTTTGTTGTCATTTGAAGGAACCATTTTATTTATTAGCCATGACCGTTATTTTATTAATAAACTAGCTACACAAGTCGTTGAAATGAGTGCACATGGCAGTCATGTTTATACTGGTAATTATTCTCAATATTTAGATAAAAAAGTCCAAATCAAAGAAGTCAAAGAAAAAATCAATCTTATATCGAAATCAAAAAAGCACAGTCTTTACAACGTAAACAACAAAATCAAATCAAAAAGATTGAAAAAGAGATTTCTCAATTAGAAACACAAATTCAAGAATGGAATAGTCAGTTGCAACTTGAAGATGTCCTGAACGATTATAAAAAGTATAATGAAATCATTAAAAATATTGATGAAGCCAATTTACAACTTGAAGAACTTTTACAACAATGGGAAGATATGCAAAAGGATTAAAGCCAAAAACTTTAATCCTTTTCTCTTGTTCTAACAAATTCTATATAACGTGTTCCCTGAAATGTTAATTCACCAATATCATTTTCTACTAACATACCATATTCTTTACCATTCACCGCTAATTCTAAACGATCACCACTTTTCACTTCAAACGTTACATAATAAAAAGTTGAAGAACTATCCATCATATGATCATCTCCATGATGATGATAAGAAACATCCATACGTTTGGATACAACTTTTGCTTGAACAGTTAATCTTGGTGATTGATTATTATAATGCCATTGTGTGATCCCTTTGATTAAAACGAATGCAAATGTGCCAACAACAAGCATAAACATAATCGTAAACATGGTTTCAAAACCACCATTTTCTAAAAGCCCCATATGTTTCTCTCCCTCCGTTTTATCTTATCATATCATAAAAAAATGGAATTGTTATGAATTTATGATTTTTACGATATAAAAAGGATTTTCATTTTGTGGAAATAATATGATTTTTCATCTTTTTCCGTTATAATATCATTGTAAAAAAAGGAGGAAGAAAATATGATACACAAAACATTAAAACCATTTCCTAAAGATTTTCTTTGGGGAGCTAGTACTTCTGCTTATCAGGTAGAAGGTGCAAATTTAGAAGATGGAAAAGGTCCATCTTGTCAGGACGTGAAGGTTGTTCCTGAAGGAACTTCTGATTTAACTGTCTGTGCTGACCAATATCATCGTTATAAAGAAGATATTGCCTTAATGGCAGAAATGGGATTTAAAACTTACCGTTTCTCTATCGCATGGACTAGAATCTTACCTCAAGGAACAGGTGAAGTCAATCCAAAAGGGATTGAATACTATAATAACGTGATTAATGAATGTTTAAAATATGGTATTGAACCATTAGTCACAATGTTCCACTTTGATATGCCTGCTGCATTGGATGAAAGAGGAAGCTGGGGAAATAGAGATTCAGTAGATTGGTTTGTCAATTTTGCAAAAGTTATGTTTGAAAACTTTGGTGACCGTGTCAAATATTGGTTAACAATCAATGAACAAAACGTCTTAACTTTAAGTGGACCAGTCATTGGAACACTTCATTTACCTGAAGGATGTACAAATGAATTAAAAGAAATCTATCAACAAAACCACCATATGTTAGTAGCACAAGCCAAAGCGATGGCATTATGTCATGAAATGTTACCAGATGCAAAAATTGGACCTGCTCCAAACATCTCACTTGTTTACCCTGCTAGCTGTAAACCTGAAGATGTTTTAGCTGCTCAAAACTTTAACGCTATTAGAAACTGGTTATATTTAGATATGGCAGTTTATGGTGTTTACAACAACATTGTATGGTCATGGTTAGAAGAAAACGATGCAACACCAGAATTTGCTGAAGGTGATGCAGAGGCATTAAAAAATGGACATCCTGATTTCATTGGATTCAACTACTATAACACTGCAACATGTGAATGGTCTGATGGTTCAGAAGATTTATCTGGTGCTAGCGATCAACAAACTTCTAAAGGTATTACTGGTATGTATAAAGGATATAGAAATACACATTTACCAACAACTGAATTTGGTTGGGAAATTGATCCAATGGGATTTAGAGCAACTATCCGTGAAATGTATTCAAGATATCGTTTACCATTATTAGTCACTGAAAATGGTTTAGGTGCTTATGATACATTAACAGAAGATGGTAAAGTTCATGACCAATATCGTATCAGATATTATCAAGATCATATTTCTCAAGTACGTTTAGCTATTAGTGATGGATGTGAAATGCTAGGATATTGTCCATGGTCAGCTGTTGACTTAATTTCAACACATGAAGGTATGGTGAAACGTTATGGATTCATCTATGTAGATAGAGATGAATTTGATTTAAAAACATTGGATAGATATAGAAAAGATTCTTTCTATTGGTATAAAAAAGTCATTGCTTCTAACGGCGAAGATTTAAGTGATTAAACAAAAAAGCTTGTCATTATGACAAGTTTTTTTGTTTAGATTTTATTATTTTCATAGCAAAACCAAGCATTGGCCCAAATAGAATCATTCCAATAACAGTTCCTTCTCTTACAACAAAAGGCATTGATAAAACAAAACTTAATAAAAGACTGATGATAATACATAAAATATCAATCCCCTGTCGGCATTGGTGAAAAGGGTATTGATATTTTTGACAAAACGCATGACAAACACCTTCTAATGGATAAGTTATTAAATTCATCGTCATAATCAAAGCAACTATGATAGCAGACAATATATAAACACCAATAATGATAATTATTTTCATTGGATAATATGTAAACTCAAATGTTAATATATTATAATAAACAAAATTAATAACATATCCTATTAAAAAACTTAAAGGTATTTGCATCATATGTTTCCATGTAAAATGTTTTTTCAAGATAATCAACTCTAAGAAGACACATAAACAATTAAGTATTGTTTCCATTGTACCTACTTTTACATGCATAGCATTAGCTAATGATTGTGAAAATGCTGCCCATGAATCAACACCAACATTGACTTTGAGAGCCAATGCGACAAGTGCTGCATTAAAACATATAAGTAATAAGAGAATAAAATATTGATATAGATTTTTCTTCATATGAAAGCTATCGCTGTCTAATATAAGCTTTTATAAAACGAATCGTTTCATCACCATCATAAGGTCTAACTGTATATTCTTTGACGGCACTTGGTACAATAAAAGTTTCTGCATAATGGACAATAAATGGTTCAAAAGCATGAGTAGGACTTTCGATAACAGCACTTGTTCCTTCGACAAGATTTAACATATGCACACCATCATCACATTGATGAAAAGTTTTTTGCTTAGAAGTGATACGTCTTGTTTCAATAAATTCTAATTCATGTAATCCTGTTTTTTCTTCACAATAATCATCGTCTTGATAAATCGTTTCAATATGATTAACAAGTTGTTCTTTAACCCAATTTGTTGTACGATTCCATTGAATATTTTGAACACCATCTTCAATATGAATAGGACGTGGCAATCCATCAAGTCCTAAACGATCCCAATCCCATAATTTGAAAGTAAAGATATACGGTGTCGCACTGATTTCTAAAACCATACATCCTGATGATGAACAGTGAACTGTTCCAGCTGGGATTAAAAAATGATCATGTTTTTTAGCAGGGAAAAAATTAACATATTGATCAGCTGGAAAAGTTTGTTTTCCTTTTTGAGCTTCTTTTAAATCATAAATCATATCTTGTGGATTGATATTCTCTTTCAAACCTAAGTATACGCCTCCATTTTCCTGAGCATCTAAAATATAATAACTTTCATCTTGTGTATAAGTCATTCCAAAATGAGATTTGATATACTCAGTGAGTGGATGAACTTGTAAACTTAAATTTTGACCATCTATTGTATCTAAAAAATCAAATCGGATTGGAAACTCAGCACCAAAACGACAATAATTTTTCATTCCCAATAACTCAACAGGTTGGTATAATACCAAATCCATTGCAGGTATTTCTATTCTTGTTTGACCATATCTTAAATATAAACTGTTTTCTTCAGGAACTCCATCAAAACTCCATGCATAATTTTCTTGTTTTGGATCAAGTCCACAATGTTCTTTCATCCATTGTCCACCCCAAACACCTGGATCAAAATAAGGAACAAGTCTAAATGGACGCTTTGCTAGTTGTTTTAACCCATTCCTTAACGCTTGACCCGTTACCATCTTCGGATAACCTTTTTGATTACTATCGATTAAATAATCAATTTTTTCAAACATCTTCATTTTATGCTTATCTGCGATTCTCCATTCTACAAAGAATCCTCTTTTGATTTTCTTCAAATTATCTTCATCATGATTATCAGCTTTAAAATTTGGCATCCCTTGACGATAACGACATTGAATCTCCCATCTTGCTAAATCACAGTATATATATAAATCTCCTTGACTAATAAGTCCTGACCCGACACCGTAAATTAAAATTTTCTTTGATTCAATAAGCACTTTTTGCATTTCATGAAGTTTTTTAAAATCAACAAAATCTTCCATACTTCCATAAAACATAACACCACGAACACGATCATCTGTTAAATGAGGTCGCATCATTTCATTAAGTTTATCTTTATCATAAAAAATATCTTCACTTCTTAGGACAATCTCTGGTTCATAAATATCTTGTACAAAATCTAAAACCTCATTATCCACACCCGGATAACAATCCACCACAAGACATTGAACTTGATGAATTGTTTTGTTTAATTCCTTTTTGATTGCATCTAACCCATCAAAAGCCTCATGGTCATAACCAACTATTTTGGTTTCAGGAAATTTATCATAATTCATTTTGATTACCTACTTTTAAAAATTCAATTTGTCCATTTCTTTTCAATACACGATATGGAAAAGGATGATCTTCAATAGCTTGATAATCATGCCCTGCTGTGGTTGGCCAACAAGCCCCTACTTTTAAATCCTTTTCCCCTGTATTCACTAAACGATGAGCAATATGTCCATCAATATAATGTAAAGACCCTTCATAAATCTTTTCTGCCCAACATTTTCCTGATTCATCCATCAATAATAATAAACCTTCACCTTGAATACCAAAATAAATTTCAGCACAATCTCTATCTTCATGAAAATGTCCTTTTGTCATATTACACTCATTATTAATTAATAATGGTTTTAAAACAGTCAGTCCCCAATAAAGATGCCCAGGAATATCTGGATTTCCTCTTGTGTAAGAATAAACATCATAGACAACTTGATCATCTAAAATATCAGGGTTTTGATAAAGATAAGAAACTTCATGATATTTTTTTGATAACTTTCTACATTTTCGCCTTCAACAACACCTTGATAAATATGATGAAGGACTTGTGGTTCTAATATTTTCATATACATCTATCTCCTATGGTATAAAATCTTTCCACAATTCTTGATAATCTTGTGGTCTTGAAACAAACATAAATTTATCTGGATTTTCTATAAATTGTTGATATATAGA carries:
- a CDS encoding glucose-6-phosphate isomerase family protein; the encoded protein is MLDDQVVYDVYSYTRGNPDIPGHLYWGLTVLKPLLINNECNMTKGHFHEDRDCAEIYFGIQGEGLLLLMDESGKCWAEKIYEGSLHYIDGHIAHRLVNTGEKDLKVGACWPTTAGHDYQAIEDHPFPYRVLKRNGQIEFLKVGNQNEL
- a CDS encoding YczE/YyaS/YitT family protein, giving the protein MKKNLYQYFILLLLICFNAALVALALKVNVGVDSWAAFSQSLANAMHVKVGTMETILNCLCVFLELIILKKHFTWKHMMQIPLSFLIGYVINFVYYNILTFEFTYYPMKIIIIIGVYILSAIIVALIMTMNLITYPLEGVCHAFCQKYQYPFHQCRQGIDILCIIISLLLSFVLSMPFVVREGTVIGMILFGPMLGFAMKIIKSKQKNLS
- a CDS encoding class I mannose-6-phosphate isomerase, which codes for MNYDKFPETKIVGYDHEAFDGLDAIKKELNKTIHQVQCLVVDCYPGVDNEVLDFVQDIYEPEIVLRSEDIFYDKDKLNEMMRPHLTDDRVRGVMFYGSMEDFVDFKKLHEMQKVLIESKKILIYGVGSGLISQGDLYIYCDLARWEIQCRYRQGMPNFKADNHDEDNLKKIKRGFFVEWRIADKHKMKMFEKIDYLIDSNQKGYPKMVTGQALRNGLKQLAKRPFRLVPYFDPGVWGGQWMKEHCGLDPKQENYAWSFDGVPEENSLYLRYGQTRIEIPAMDLVLYQPVELLGMKNYCRFGAEFPIRFDFLDTIDGQNLSLQVHPLTEYIKSHFGMTYTQDESYYILDAQENGGVYLGLKENINPQDMIYDLKEAQKGKQTFPADQYVNFFPAKKHDHFLIPAGTVHCSSSGCMVLEISATPYIFTFKLWDWDRLGLDGLPRPIHIEDGVQNIQWNRTTNWVKEQLVNHIETIYQDDDYCEEKTGLHELEFIETRRITSKQKTFHQCDDGVHMLNLVEGTSAVIESPTHAFEPFIVHYAETFIVPSAVKEYTVRPYDGDETIRFIKAYIRQR